Part of the Nicotiana sylvestris chromosome 5, ASM39365v2, whole genome shotgun sequence genome is shown below.
GCTTCTATTTGAGAGGTTTGACTTTGTTCGgtgggatttttttttaaaataaaaaaataaatagacaGATTGCTATTACTATAACTTTGCACCCAAATATTATCTAAATATCTAGGAtaagttattaaaaaattacTCCTCCTTTTATCAATAATATCACACAATGATACCAGACTAATACAACATGTATCGTTTCGTAATGTATCGTATAGTATAACATTCGTTTTGATGCATACAATGTTTgtatagattgtattgtttgccGTTGTTTCATACTGTCATGcaccagcaatatgaagaataaacttccaatatctatatatatatatatatatatatatatatatatatatatatatatatattaaagcaagaaagttaccatatataattgacattatggttaagccaagtgacaaactaataaatatcaatagtttatggtaactttattttatatttgactattttagttaaatacaaatatatatatatatatatatatatacggaatttgaattaaaagatagttttgaatttatagataaagttctaaaattcgaatttaaattaaaaataaaatttatctttttttatcatgttatcatacttaattcggttaatgatcatatgcaatcatgttaggaacttttgttattttttataattatttaaatactactttgcctctagcaaaaaaaaaaaaaactactccatataactataaaactctttcacatttaaaattttATAAGTATAATTCTTTGAAATActatagctagatttgaataaaacgaaattcttttaaaataaatataatatatagggtacacgtctatgtttatctaaataacaaaaaagaatttacaaaaccaaataaaagtttacttacatgtataataaagtaaacatacatgctggagaaagaaacatcacaaaatcaatcaatattaaaaaaataaagttgtttcttttttcttcttgaagaatatttgtttgaagagtcaatttgcataaatggacatcaaacaaataacaaaactttggctatacaattgctatcattaattttaatttagcacattcaaggaattgaagggtataagctgaaaccccttcatttagctgtagtcaagccaatattgcaagggtatacTATTTTTTTcattgaagaatattagttttgaatcattagattatgtgaaaggtttttttttttttttcaaactcaacaagagataaattggtttctaattgatagttgctatagcgacttttaagtgtaacaaagagtatatataaagaaaaaattggtataacgtgatatatattttttttaaatgtaaataaattatttcaatttctttttgcttttttttttttaatttaaatataataaaaatacaagatatttttgaacattagtagggagttttaaaattattataatagaagttatatcatggataaactcaaaaaaccgaaatcttatggaatatttacataatatccggtcatatttattgtttacttttataactaatataaatagatgatataccgacaacacacggttatacacatattatatatggattatatataaataacacatcattcaatttttttaatttaagtggtcgggGTATGTACCTATTtagctgattagataaagccaaaagaaaaatatgaaatcatttcaaccaaagactaaaaatataattaaagttcatatgtagacaattttttattaaaactcatccttttatagtgagATAAATTAACTTTTTGTAACAAtagaaataatgacataaaaaataagataatacaaaataaatattgaaaaagttattagaaaaatctaaaaacgagaaataaaagatgacaacaaatttcttcttatgtttcatctttgttgagtataaaaaatttgaaagttaatctcagtgatttcaaatatttttttttcaactcaaatacatagattataagataaggatatctttgaatttttttttaatttacattatgtgtcgtttttaagaaatcactattactaacaaatatgagttattattttgcttcctgactgtttttaggatccaatgacaccggcaagaatggtaaattttttcatgtagttaatatccaataattatctatatttactgagaaagtgtaacttttaagattatttatatacaatcaaaataacttaaatatttgacatgattagtgtccgcgcatccgtgcgggtactaatactagttataaAGAAAGAGTAAAGTACGaagtaaaattattatataaagcagtagggtaaaagataaaataaaattatttaataataaggatggacaagatgagagaaaaaataaataacaacGCGACCATACCAAATTGGTCGTtccataaaatgacatttttcGTTGTTATGTAACGACGTATTTAACGATACAATATGATAAACTTTgaataacaatcaaaacaaacattatatttaaaataacaatattACAAACATATAACAACTATCCAAACAAAGCTAATTGTGAAACATCTACACTCATCTTTATTTCTAAACCCAGACTGTCCAAGTGGGTAACACCAACTAAATTTCAATCTCAAATTAGTTGAAATCGACTATACAAAATTGAAAACAGCAACAGGGTCAAAATTCCTACTTGCTAGGACCATTATCTGTCCCTTTTTTCCTATTATCTACAGTGTCACAGGAGGAAGTAGCCATTTGGACCCTTCAATATAGCCAAGTGTGATAAGAGGCTTTGCCTCTGCATCAGTTAATTTCTTCGCATATCCAACCCTACCATCCATGGTTGCACCTGCTCCTTTGCAGTTGTATTCTCCATAAAAGACTGACCTGAAAAAACGAGAAGCGAGATGAGCGTGCTATTTTCAAATCGATTGATAGATAGCCTGATATGTTATAATAGATCAAAAGAGATAAAGAGGGAATGGTAAATCTCATAGTGTTAATACATAATAATGAAAATGCAAGAAACAAATAAATAGTAGAGTAAGATGGAAAATGAAAACATATGGATTCACCTGAACTAATAACTTTTGCTCAAatcaagtatatatatattaagaaaACCCGTtagatatttatatatatttgacTTAAAGTCGTTATAGAACTCAATTATTATTGTATATAACTTAAGGTCTGATATATGAACCTATAAACTTCAAATCTTGAataagttctgcattttatatgTTTAATTGATATTTTATGCACCAGCTCAtaccttgtatatatatatatatatatatatatatatatatatatatatatatatatatataaatataaatattagaCTATGAATCCAATTGTTTCGTATATTAAATTAAAATCATTGTAGGAACCTATAAACTTTAAATCCTGTATCCGCATCCGTTGATCATTCATGGGCCATAAAGTTCTTGTATGGAACCGATCACATGATAAAAAAGAGTGATATTTATACTCTTTTCTTGTATGAGACCAATCACATGATAAAAGAGCAACTTATATTTAtgatcattttttaaaattttcttattTATGACCATTGAACTTACTATATATATTTAGTAACATTGTTTTTTGTTCATGATATTTTAAGGAATGCAAGCAAAATCAACGATCGAAAAGAGTTTGACTGACGACTAACCTGTCGTAATCGCTTTTGCCATTATCAGACCAACCTTCAGGGTGAACAACGTCACTCATATCAGTGTAAGAGTAAACAACCTTAGCAAAAGGTTTCCATGCCCTTCCTAGAAGTGCAGTTTTTCCTGTTCCAGTAATCATACAATGAACAAATGAATATCCACTGTCAACATTGCCTGCACCCCTTGCATGTGCTGTGATCATTGCCATTGGATCCCCTGGAATTACATGCATCTCTGTGttctattttccaaaaaaaaaaagaagaaaaaaaaaaaaatcattagcATCCTGAATGAGCAGAGGCAGAGCAAGATTTGAAGTTCATTGGATTCTGAACTTATCATCGAACTCATATCTCGTTTTAGTTACTGCATtcacaattaaatatttatattttaaatagtccaggggcggatttaggttGTTTTTATGTTGTACGTGAACCCATGGTCTTTTCGCCAAATTAGGTATTTTATGtataaacaacaataacaacgacgactcagtaaaatctcacaagtgaggtctgaggagggtagtgtgtacgcagaccttacctctaccctaaGGGGATatagaggttgtttccgatagactagGCTCAAGAAGACAAAGgtattttttatgtatatatattgaaAAATTAATCTAATATGATATGCTGGCCCATAAGCTGAATGGTGCACTAGGTTGAATGTCTAATTATTATCCAAAGGAACATGAATCGATTCTTACTTAGTGCTTCTTTTTTCTTGCTTTTCAGTAGTCCACTTATATTCTAGAAATCCTAGATCCGCTTCTGATAGAGTCTAAGCAAATACTAACGACTTTATCCGAACCCGTAGCTAATATTGTGACTTCACCCTAAGAGTGAGACGAGAAGAATATGaataaattttttgaaagaaatgaaaTGATTTACCAGATATAAGGATTTTCCATTGCCAAAGATGAAATCAACAGTGCCTTCAATGTAGCAATCTTTAAAGAAATGCTTGCCACTGTCATCACAAAAGGTGTCTTGAAATCCATACATTTTACAGTTATATAATGAAGCTTTATCTCCTCCTGTCCTTAATGCTGCTGCTTGAGCTAATTCTCTTTTCCCATCTGGTCTTGGTGCAGAATTCTAATCACCATTGTCAAAACAACAAAATATATTACACATTAATATTatatgaaaagaaagaaagaaaagaaagaaagaaagaaacaacaatAACGATAACAAACTCAGTGAAATTTTACAAGTGGGTCTGAGGAGAGTACTATGTATGCAAACCTCACCCCCAGCTCGTGAAGGTCTgaggagggtctggggagggtagtgtgtatgcaaacCTCACTCCCAGCTCGTGAAGATAGAGAAGTTGTTTCTGATAGACCATCGgctcaaaagaaagaaagaacaataacaataacaaacctAGTAacatcccacaagtggggtctgatgagggtagtgtgtacgtaaaCCTCAACCCTAGTTCGTGAAGGTAGAGATACTGTTTCTGATAGATCatcgaaagaaagaaaaaaagaaagaaaaaaagaaagaacgaacaataacaataacaaacccaATGAAATCCGACAAGTGGGGACTAATGAGGGTAGTGTGGATGCAAACCTCACCCCAGCTCGTAAAAGTAGAGATGCTATTTCTGATAGACCAttagctaaaaaaaaaaaaaaagaaagagagaaagaaagaaccACACACGTAACTTTGCGGTAATTATAGTCAATGGCGAATATAGGACAAGTTTGATGGGTTCAACCGAACTATTATTTTTTGTTCGAATTATACATACATACAAAAATAAAGTTAAAATGTATAAGATCATACACATTCTGAATTATAATACGTACCACAAAGTTGATATTAACAGCGCTGAAGTATTCAGATTCGACGACAACGGTTGCACTATCAACTGTACCATAATCTTTTGCTGTTCCATTAAAGATTATATTTGGTACATTCTTAGGGTCTCCATATAATGTAATGAAAGGTTTATACCTATCAATCTTAACTTTCTCTGTGTAATTTCCACCTCCAATTGAAATAATAACTCGTCTTTTATTCCCTTGAGGAATGCTGTTTATGGCATCCGTCAAAGTCTTGAATTCACCACTTCCATCTGCCCTTACCTTCAGTTACATATCCAGAATTTAGAGTCAGTGAATTCTGAAATTCAGCTAAACtcgaaaataatgtatatataataTCAAACCAAAAAAAACATTACAAACGTAGATTTTCATCAGATATAAAGATGCACGAATAAAGTACTACCTCTGTATGTAGTGGTGTTCGGATTTCGAGAgttaactgaacttttctttgCCTATGATTTTTCATACaacttttaaatatttaaaaatatttaaaatgcaTTGTGACTTATAGTACTTTTACGTTGTTTTCcaaatatgtaaattttattttaGAAAACTTAAAGATTTTTTGTCAGAGTTCATAGTCAAAATTAAGAAGTTTGACTCTCAGatgtcacataaattgggacCGAGGCAGTATCAAATATGTTCATGAATTTAAGAggaaaattaaagaaataatcaTATGTAAAGAGTCACCTTAATGATAGTTTTATTAGCCTCAGCAGCTACAAGGGCAGGGTCCAAAGTGTCTTTTCTTGCATCTAAAGGCTTAACATTGGTTTCAAACCAACTTTTTATTTGTGATTTATCAGCTGGTATTGGAACAGAATCATCTGAAAAAACTCTAGGAATGAAAAGAAGAATGGTTATAACAATAGCTTCCACAGCAAATATGGTGTTTTTTCCggccatttttttgtttttgtttttgtttttgttttttgttttttgtttttaatttctTGAATGGAAATGgatttttggttttggttttctaTACAAACTTAGTAAGTGTAGGTATTTATagaaagaatagaaagagcaGAGTTTAACAAGACAAACTAGAGGTAGAGATTTTTTGCATGGTTTGTTATGTTAGTAGGTAAGCATTGTAGGGCAGTACGAGTACTCCGTTTAACAAATGGTTTTTATTGAGGttgttaattaataataatttggTAACTCATATAATTTTGAGTAAGCTAGTGTTTCTACGGTTAGTGAATTTCTCTATAGCTAATAGCCAGGAATTAGAAAGAAaatgggagaaattaaaaaatagcctgATTTACAATTCAgaaatagccacagttttaaaagtaatcgaaatttagccactttttatgtaaagataaatctgaatgaaaacactgttcaaaattcagaaaaatactccagtatataccggtccagcataaaatataccggtccagcataaaaTATACCggtccaatctccagtatattatactggaactttccgcgtgttggagttccagcataatatactggaagttcatacacatgtgcacccatctccagtatattatgctggaattttctgtgttgcagcaaaatagtggctgtTTTTGAATGACCttgcaaacgctgactatttttgaatgactagtccgaaaactggctacaccgtgctatttttacaaaaaaattgtaCGTAAAATTTGGATTATATTCTAAATCCAAAAAACACATCGACTTGAATCAAGATTCTTTAAGTCCAATTAAATGGATGTACGTGAAATATATACTTGTTACGTCATTTCAAAGCCTTAACACATGCAATTTGAAAATTGATTTGTCGTATGCATCATTATCAATGTGAATTAATTTCTCTATTTCATGTCTAATAAGGTTTTAGTGTCAAAATCGGATGAAAATAGGTCTAGTGATTTCTGATCCAGGTGAGCTGATTATCTCTTTTAAGTCATGTTTAATTAAGTCTTTGCTTTTAAAATCCAATGAAAATAGGTATTTGAATCAAAGTGAAGTAATTTCTTTAATTCATGTCCAGTTAAATCTTACTATCAAAATCCTATGAAAATAAGGTCAATGCTTTGTTATGATCAATGTGAGTTGTAGtgttatctatatatatatatatatattaaagcaagaaagttatcatatataattgacattatggttaagccaagtgacaagctaataaatgtcaatagtatatggtaactttattctatatttgactattttagttaaatacaaatataatatatatatatatatatatatatatatatatatatatatatatatatatatatatatatatataaaatttgaatcaaaagataattttgaatttatagataaagttctaaaattcaaatttaaattaaaaataaaatttatctttttttaatcatgttatcatacttaattcggttaatgatcatatgcattATGTTagaaacttttgttattttttataattatttaaatactacttcgcctctagcaaaaaaaaaaaaaatactccatATAATTATAAAACTCTTttacatttaaaatcctataagtataattctttgaaacactgtagctagatttgaataaaatgaaattcttttgaaataaatgtaatatatatggtacacgtctatgtttatctaaataacaaaaaagagtttacaaaaccaaataaaagtttacttacatatataatatagtaaacatacatgctggagaaagaaacatcacaaaatcagtcaatattaaaaaaaaattgtttcttttttcttcttgaagaatatttgtttgaagagtcaatttgcataaatggacatcaaataaataacaaaactttAGCTATataattgctatcattaatttcaatttagcacattcaaggaattgaagggtataagctgaaacccctttatttagctgtagtcaagccaagggtataatatttttttcgttgaagaatattagttttgaatcattagattatgtgaaaggtttttttttttcaaactcaacaagagataaaTTGATTTCTagttgatagtttctatagcgacttttaagtgtaacaaagagtatatatatagaaaaaaatggTATGgcgtgaaatattttttttaaaatgtaaacaaattgtttcgaaaaaactctttactttttttaattcaaagataataaaaagataagatatttttgaacattagtagagagttttaaaattattataatagaagttatattatggataaactcaaaaaatcgaaatcttatggaatatttacataatatccggccatatttattgtttactttttatagctaatatagatagataatataccgacaacacacgattatacacatattatatatgaattatatataaatttcacatcattcaattttttaatttaagtggtcgaGTGAGTacctatttaggctgattagataaagccaaaagaaaaatatgaaataatttcaaccaaaggctaaaaatataattaaagttcatatgtagacaatttttattaaaactcatccttttatagtgaaataaattaatttttttgtaacaaaagaaataatgacataaaaaataagataaaagataataaatattgaaaaaaatgttagaaaaatctaaaaacgagaaataaaagatgacaacaaatttcttcttatgtttcgtCTTTGTTGAGtattaaaaatttgaaagttaatctcatcgatttcaaatattattttcttctcagatacataaattataatatatggatatcttcgaatatttttttttaatttacattatgtgtcatttttaaaaaatcactattactaacaaactgatatgatatttgAATTTGAATCGGAATGCAATTTGAgcagtttgcattgaggttaaaccaagtatggtgtcaaaaataaactacttgacaattttaagacaatatatgcaatgttttataataataataatcaactaatttaacatttaatgattcaaagaataatttttttatatatagagtattaaaaatttaaattacgGGGCTAGAGATATtgataaacttaaagtggagtcatactgaaataaatccggccaaaaaattatttaaatttttagatagccgatcaAAGTGAATtgtaaattaaggataatatcttcacttgcatcattataaagataatcattattatagtatatataaagttttagaaattgaaatttcaaaatagaaatattttttgaaagataaaatcataccaaataagagttcaagtcgtagtataagagtcacgtcgtaaccaaagaatcgtttatatcgtgtcaacctttgtgctttgccataaatatgagttattatttcactttgtagttatttttaggttccaatgacacctatgagaatagtgcaaaaataaaattatcactatgagaattgagaaaatattagtcttttttcatgtagtattttttaattaatatctgacgattatctatatttatttagaaggtttaaatgttaaggttatttacatataattcaaataactcagatatttaacatggttaatatcaaatatcaaaatggagtaaaaacaattcactagctaaagagttttttatatttttagatagccaactaaaatgagttttgaattaagaataatatttttaattacattattataaaaataattattattaaaaataatattttagaaactgaaattttaagaaagaaatattttttaagggATATccacacaccaaataagagttcaagtagtagtaaaagagttaagtcttatccaaagagtctttcattgtctcaacatttgattgttttgccataaatatgagttattattttgcttcctgactatttttaggatccaatgataccggcaagaatgatatcaaaaaagaaaaatagaagaaatggttaatttttttcatgtagttaatattcaatgattatctatatttattgAGAAAGTGTAAATGTTAAAAAtatttacatacaatccaaataacttaaatatttgacatgacTAGTGTCCGCGCATCCGCGCGAGTACTAATACTAGTAAACATGAATGCTACTACTCTATCCTTCATAAAACTATAAGATTATGAGATATGAGAGAATGACAGCAAACCTCGTacattctttctttctttttttttttttgttttttgttttttttttgttttgtaatttgCGCCTTAAGGAGACGCTgccttttatttcataacaaaaCAGAGGCTACAACAAAACAGATGTTACCACTAACCCCTGCGATTTTTCAAAGCTAGCATATACAGGGAGAAAAAAATTTAtagttcaaaaactctcaaaagaTTATTAGACAAGCATATTCCTTCTTTGTTTGTGCCTTATGGAGGTTGTATCTTGTATATCTAGAAAATATGCACCAACAGCCTGCTTAGGAAGATCCTTAACATCATAAAATTGCCTATCATGTTCTTCCATGCTCCATTTTGCCAACGCTTCAGCAACCTCATGATTCGCCTCCCTGTAACAATGTTGAACTATAACCTCGTACCTCATTCTCTGTATAGTATGCTATATGTGTTACATATAACCATTGACTAATCTcacttaaaaataatttttcttccGTAGTATTATTTTCTTCTACTCAAATTATAACGAGTTATATAATATCATTTTATCTTGACATTTGTGTGTCTATAAACATTTAATGTTGGAGTTATTACGattaattttttatattatttataaaaGGCTTTCTCGTTTAATATAAAAGATAATAACTCTCAATGTTTGTTGAGCActcaaaaaagggaaaagaaaagaagaggccATGCAACCCAGTCAAGGTTGGATTTAGTACCTTAGGCGTGGGTTCACTAAAATTATCGAAAATATTGAATTATGAACCATAACTcacagattttttttatttttttttggttatatTAGCTTCGGCTCCTTTCTTTTTGAGATATATTATCCTTAGCTATAACAAGAATATTAAACATAGTTATGA
Proteins encoded:
- the LOC104237418 gene encoding pectinesterase 1-like, yielding MAGKNTIFAVEAIVITILLFIPRVFSDDSVPIPADKSQIKSWFETNVKPLDARKDTLDPALVAAEANKTIIKVRADGSGEFKTLTDAINSIPQGNKRRVIISIGGGNYTEKVKIDRYKPFITLYGDPKNVPNIIFNGTAKDYGTVDSATVVVESEYFSAVNINFVNSAPRPDGKRELAQAAALRTGGDKASLYNCKMYGFQDTFCDDSGKHFFKDCYIEGTVDFIFGNGKSLYLNTEMHVIPGDPMAMITAHARGAGNVDSGYSFVHCMITGTGKTALLGRAWKPFAKVVYSYTDMSDVVHPEGWSDNGKSDYDRSVFYGEYNCKGAGATMDGRVGYAKKLTDAEAKPLITLGYIEGSKWLLPPVTL